CGGCGTCATTCCGGGCGCCCACCCCGCGCTCTCGCGGGGCACAGGGGCCGCCGGACCTCCGGATGTGTGGACTGCGCGCCGGACGTTTGATCTGTCTTTTCCGTTCACGCGCCTAAATAGTATACCATAACACGCATCCCCGGCGCAAGCCTTTTCGCGGACATTTTACAAATTTACGCAGGAGAGTGCGCCGCAAGCGCCGGGCTGCTCTTGCATGACACTGTATCAAAAAGCGCCGCTTTTTACTACAAAAACGGCGCTTTTGTTTTTATGCACAATCATCCACCCCGATGCCGTCTCTTGGCGGCCCTGTGGAGCGGACATAAAAACGGGGCTGGGAACGGATTGTTTCACAATCCGTTCCCAGCCCCCGGCTGTCCATCCGCGAGGTGTCTTACCTCAGCGTGACGGCGTCTTCGAGCGGGGTTCTCTCCGCGCTCCAGAGGAACGCTCTGGCCGCCGCGGCCTCTCTGTCTACCGCAAAGGTCTGCGGCATCGCAAGGATAACCGCCGTCTGGACCACGGTAACCAGCCGGCCGGCCTCATCGTACTGGGCAATGAGCAATTGCGCGCCCGACTCGATATCCGATGTTCTGTCGTCATACGTCACGCTGTACTGCTCTGTGGTGGACGTGTTTGTCAGCGGATTTTTTCTCTGTGCAAACAACCAGTCCATAATGGCCACGCCCTGCGTGGAACCCGGAATACCGCCGTTTTCAACAAACTCGTTGTTCAGCACCATGACCCAAGACCAGTGTCCATCCGGATAATAACCAGGTCCGGGCTTGCCTGCTGCGCCGGGATATTCGTCATTCGGGACCTCTGTGCCGAACACGCCCGGGAAGCTGGTGCGGCGAGCGTCTTTCGCGTTCAGCGAAAGCAGCCGTTCGTAAGGTGTCAGCGAGTTGGGCTGTGTAACCGTCCTGTCATCGTCCGCGTGTATGTACCAGATGGGAATATGGGTGATCGTCGCCAGCCGCGCCTCGGCAATGCTTGCGCCGCTAGCCGGACAAATCGGGATGGCGCCCGCCCACAAATCCGGATAATCCAACAGATAATTGTGGGTCTCCTGCCCCCCTGCCGAAGCGCCTGATACATAGACGCGGTTGCCGTCAACCAGCCCTCGGGCGACGAGGTCCCTGATAAAGGCAGCCACGCCAGCTCTTGAATAGGAACTATAGCCTCTCTGCGGAACCAGCACATAGGAGGCCGGCGCGTTCTTGACCCAGCCGACGCCGCCCATGTTGGCAAACAACTGCGCGCCTTCGTTGTTGACTGTCCCCGACGCCGCCGTTCCATACTGCTCACCCGCGCCGTGGTTAAACACAACCAGCGGGAGCGGCTTTCCGTCTTGGGCCTCTTCAGGCGTATACATTCTGTAGCGCTGCGCCGTATAGCCCTCCACGGGGTTGTCAACCAGCTTAAAATCGTCATAGAGCAGATGAGTTGTTGTGCGGTAAACAAACTCCGCATCCGCCGGAATCTCCGCGATGGCGTCCGCTGTTGTCACGGCATATGCCAAGTTGATCCAGTAGTTTCTGCCCCCCTGGTAAATAATCGCCGCAGAACCGTCTATTTCCGCATTGGTCGCGTTGTACCCGTATTTCAGTTCCAGGACAATGTACTGCCCGCTGTCGGCGGGTTTGCCCTTCTCTTTGGTCGCGCTCACGTACGCCTTTGTGACTGTCCGCGTCCCGTCATATATGACATTGTTGTTGGCCGGGTTCTTTGTCAGCGCGGTTACGTCAAACAGATCTGCACGAACCGCGGAGGCATCGACCGGGAAGCCGGCATCCACAATCAAATGCGTCACCGCGCTACCCCATTCGAGGACTTCCACTCCAATGTCAAATTTTGGTATAATCTTTTCGTATACGAACTGTTGAGTCGGGCCGGCCACCGGCGAATTCGGCTTCTCCGCGTTCTCCGCGTTGTCACGGATCGTGACGGTGAACACCGTGCCGTCCGCCACCGTCCAGCCGGTTCCGTTGCCATACTGCACATTGTCGGTGATGTTGTCTGGGTTGGCGTCGTCGTAGTACTGCAGATCCCGCAGCGTCAGCGACAGGCTCACGGTCTCGCTCTCGCCGGGCGCCAGGAGTTTCGTCTTCCCATAGGCGCGCAGCTCGTTCTTCGGGCGGCCCTCCTCCTGCCAGGTGTTGGCGCTCAGGTAGAGCTGCACGACCTCTTTTCCGGCCACGCCGCCCGTGTTTGTCACCTTCACCGTCGCGGTGATCTCTTCGTCCGGGTCGTCCTTGTCAAACACGAACTTGTTCAGCTTGAGGTCGCTGAAGGCAAATTTCGTGTAGCTGAGGCCATAACCGAACGGGTACGCCACCATCGTGTCGTACTTCTCGGGGAAGGTCTCGTAGTAGCGGTAGCCGATGTACACGCCCTCGTCGTAATAGGCGGGCCGGGAGTTGAAGGTCGTGCCCGGGTGCTTGTTCATTGCGATCGACGGGCTGTCGCTGTACGTCTGGGGGAATGTCTGGCCCAGTTTGCCAGAGGGATTCACCGCGCCCTTCAAAATGTCGGCGATGGCGCGCGTACCCTCGGTGCCGGGATTCCAGATATCGAGAATGGCGTCGGCCTTGGCGCGGAACTCCGTCGTGTTCACCGTGCCGCCCACGTTGATCAGCACGATCAGTTTCTTGCCGGCCGCGTGGAATGCGTCCGCGTACGCGTCAAACACAGTCCGCTCCAGCGCCGTGAGGTTGAAGGCCGTCACCGCCAGGTCGGACCCCTCGCCGGAGACGCGCGTCAGCACAAAGATACCGACGTCCGCCGTAGCCGCAGCGGCCGCAGCGGCCGCAGCCGCATTGGCGGCGCCGTCCGCGGCGCTGACACGGGTCGCGGCGGTGTTCGCGGCGAGCTCGGCCGCCTTCGCCTTCACCAGCTCGTCGCTGTACACATACTTGGCGTTGCCGTTTGCCGGCGGGTTGTCCGCAAAGGCCGCCTTGAAGGCCGCATCGTTGCCGCCGTAGGCGCCCGTATCGATCTTCCAGTCGACGACATCAAACCCGCGGTCCGCCAGCGCGTCCCGCAGCGAGAGCGTATAGGGGGTCGTGTTGTTGTTGAAACGCACCTGGGCGCTGCCCGTGCCCTGGATGACGACGTCGCCCACCGAGGCGCTGTCGCCGTACCAACGCGGGTCAAAGAACTCGGACCAGGCCAGGCGGTTTGTCACAAGCGCCAGTTTGGTCCCCTCGGACAGCGGCAGCAGCGCGTCCTCGTTTTTCAGCATGACAATGGCCTCGTCCGCCGCCTGTTTGTTGACGAGCGCCGACGCCTTCTGGATCTCCGAGCCGCCAAAAGCGCCCGAACGGTAGCCGATGTCCGCCTGCGTCAGGCCCACGACGGGGGTGCCGTCGTTCTTCACGCCGTCGGCGTAGGAACCGTCCGGCTGGAGGACGCCGTAATCGCCCTGGAAGGCCGAGGTCTTCACCATGACCCCCAGAATGTTCCTGATGCTGCGGTTCAGCACGCCGACCCGGCGCGCCCGCTCTTCTTCCGTGATGTTTGCGGCGGTGATCCAGGTGCGCACCGTGGCCGCGGTTCGGGAAGACTGACCCATGTCCATCTGCGCCTCAAGGGACGCGGTGGCGCTGTAGTCGGCGCCCCAGTCGGACATGACAAAACCCTTGAAACCCCAGTCGCCGCGCAGGACGTCCGTCAGCAGGAACGGATCCGCCGACACGTTGACGCCGTTGACCGCGTTGTACCCGGCCATGTAGGTCCAGGGCTGGACCTCCGCCGCCATCTCAAAGCCGCGCAGATAGACCTCTCGGAGGGCGCGTTCGGAGACGTTGGAGCTGCCCCGGCTGCGGTTTGATTCCGCGTCGTTCGCGACGTAGTGCTTCAGCGAAGTGCCGACGCCACCGCTCTGGATGCCGCTGACATAGGACTGAGTGGCGATGCCGCTGATGTACGGATCTTCGGAATAATATTCGAAGTTGCGGCCCGCCAGCGGGTTGCGCTGCATGTTGAGGCCCGGGCCGAGGACGATGTCCACCGCATAGTGCCGGGCTTCGTCCGCCGTCACTTCGCCGATCTTCTTCGGGATCTCCGGGTTCCAGGTGGAGCCCAACCCCGCCGGGGCCATCCACACGGTCGCGTTCTTCCACATGCGCACGCCCGCCGGGCCGTCCGCCAGGACCAGCGAGGGGATGTTGAAGCGCGGGAGCGCCGGGGTGCCGCCCGCCGGGCCGCCGCGCATTGGGATGCCGTCGTTGTTGCTCTCCAGCGGATAGTTGAGGCCGTTGAGCAGCATCGTCGGGTCGCCGCCGACGCCGCCTGTCAGGGAGATTCTCTCATCCAGCGTGAGCTGTGCGATGAAGGCGTCGAGGTCCGTCAGCAGGTTGCCGTCTTTGTCCGCCTGCAGCCGGACGATGTCACCCACGCGGCAGTAGAACGTGGCTACCGCACTGGGCGCCAGTGTCCCCTTGACTGCCGTGGCTTTGATCAAAAGCGCGGCGCCGCCGTCTTCCAGAA
This genomic interval from Oscillospiraceae bacterium contains the following:
- a CDS encoding glycoside hydrolase family 3 C-terminal domain-containing protein gives rise to the protein MRRGRTLTTKMLALALVAALLLAAMPATLAADTIANPTTALSNRLLRVTHGLLTAANNMRLLADYEGDDAIAFYYTTDGTAPSKTNGERIKVYPSTGAPRAYIDSLVGGTLYRLIAYEGEATSDIVDYQFALDAPTWTQLDGTPLGTSGLHAAAEVAGGIKLAVPDGQEIYFRMAAVAYDEDTGLFAASELDSVTAAQLRDGGEPYSVPLQVPQAVLEDGGAALLIKATAVKGTLAPSAVATFYCRVGDIVRLQADKDGNLLTDLDAFIAQLTLDERISLTGGVGGDPTMLLNGLNYPLESNNDGIPMRGGPAGGTPALPRFNIPSLVLADGPAGVRMWKNATVWMAPAGLGSTWNPEIPKKIGEVTADEARHYAVDIVLGPGLNMQRNPLAGRNFEYYSEDPYISGIATQSYVSGIQSGGVGTSLKHYVANDAESNRSRGSSNVSERALREVYLRGFEMAAEVQPWTYMAGYNAVNGVNVSADPFLLTDVLRGDWGFKGFVMSDWGADYSATASLEAQMDMGQSSRTAATVRTWITAANITEEERARRVGVLNRSIRNILGVMVKTSAFQGDYGVLQPDGSYADGVKNDGTPVVGLTQADIGYRSGAFGGSEIQKASALVNKQAADEAIVMLKNEDALLPLSEGTKLALVTNRLAWSEFFDPRWYGDSASVGDVVIQGTGSAQVRFNNNTTPYTLSLRDALADRGFDVVDWKIDTGAYGGNDAAFKAAFADNPPANGNAKYVYSDELVKAKAAELAANTAATRVSAADGAANAAAAAAAAAATADVGIFVLTRVSGEGSDLAVTAFNLTALERTVFDAYADAFHAAGKKLIVLINVGGTVNTTEFRAKADAILDIWNPGTEGTRAIADILKGAVNPSGKLGQTFPQTYSDSPSIAMNKHPGTTFNSRPAYYDEGVYIGYRYYETFPEKYDTMVAYPFGYGLSYTKFAFSDLKLNKFVFDKDDPDEEITATVKVTNTGGVAGKEVVQLYLSANTWQEEGRPKNELRAYGKTKLLAPGESETVSLSLTLRDLQYYDDANPDNITDNVQYGNGTGWTVADGTVFTVTIRDNAENAEKPNSPVAGPTQQFVYEKIIPKFDIGVEVLEWGSAVTHLIVDAGFPVDASAVRADLFDVTALTKNPANNNVIYDGTRTVTKAYVSATKEKGKPADSGQYIVLELKYGYNATNAEIDGSAAIIYQGGRNYWINLAYAVTTADAIAEIPADAEFVYRTTTHLLYDDFKLVDNPVEGYTAQRYRMYTPEEAQDGKPLPLVVFNHGAGEQYGTAASGTVNNEGAQLFANMGGVGWVKNAPASYVLVPQRGYSSYSRAGVAAFIRDLVARGLVDGNRVYVSGASAGGQETHNYLLDYPDLWAGAIPICPASGASIAEARLATITHIPIWYIHADDDRTVTQPNSLTPYERLLSLNAKDARRTSFPGVFGTEVPNDEYPGAAGKPGPGYYPDGHWSWVMVLNNEFVENGGIPGSTQGVAIMDWLFAQRKNPLTNTSTTEQYSVTYDDRTSDIESGAQLLIAQYDEAGRLVTVVQTAVILAMPQTFAVDREAAAARAFLWSAERTPLEDAVTLR